The following proteins are encoded in a genomic region of Anas acuta chromosome 28, bAnaAcu1.1, whole genome shotgun sequence:
- the LOC137845478 gene encoding signaling lymphocytic activation molecule-like isoform X1, with product MGCSVCLWLVVSFCRVWGMGRGTRETVLGTLGKATVLWIPQEFQNLTQSFGMATWKRDTSDPHSKEVLLKYMNGNYTNYAPRQNHFHSSNFSLEILSTKRQDQRLYEYIISKDAKEKVWQIQLEVYEPVSDPDIQVLSWALANDSCTVTLNCTAARGDNVSYSWTGLEASSSSPCAHNGSLLHLSYHLNATSLACACTASNPVSSSTVTFNSSACSFEQWGSASPGLNLLLVVVPVVLVLGLVGVFTALYVGRLRKHTPLPEDNEVRTIYSQVQRVEKQKIPCSPPGTEHPSCTTIYAAATGLPPDTAQAPGRIQHSPRAEPPTPRGCSPLSQSPDAEPMTVYASVTLPKI from the exons atgggctgcagcgtgtgTCTCTGGCTGGTCGTCTCCTTCTGCCGTGTCTGGG GCATGGGCCGCGGGACGAGGGAGACTGTGCTGGGCACGCTGGGGAAGGCGACGGTCCTGTGGATCCCCCAGGAGTTCCAGAACCTCACCCAGAGCTTTGGGATGGCCACGTGGAAGCGGGACACATCGGACCCGCATAGCAAGGAAGTCCTGCTCAAGTACATGAATGGAAACTACACCAACTACGCTCCGAGGCAGAACCACTTCCACTCCTCCAACTTCTCGCTGGAGATCCTCAGCACCAAGCGGCAGGACCAGAGGCTCTACGAGTACATCATCAGCAAGGACGCGAAGGAGAAGGTCTGGCAGATACAGCTGGAAGTGTATG AGCCGGTGTCCGATCCCGACATCCAGGTCCTCAGCTGGGCTCTGGCCAACGACAGCTGCACCGTCACCCTCAACTGCACGGCGGCCAGGGGGGACAACGTGTCCTACAGCTGGACCGGCCTGGAGGCCAGCTCCTCGTCGCCCTGCGCCCACAACGGCAGCCTCCTGCACCTCTCCTACCACCTCAACGCCACCAGCCTGGCCTGCGCCTGCACCGCCAGCAACCCCGTCAGCAGCAGCACCGTCACCTTCAACTCCTCCGCCTGCAGCTTCGAGCAGTGGG GGAGTGCCAGTCCGGGGCTGAACCtgttgctggtggtggtgcCCGTAGTGCTCGTGCTGGGTCTCGTCGGGGTCTTCACTGCCTTATACGTGG GCCGGCTGCGGAAGCACACGCCGCTCCCCGAGGACAACGAGGTGCGCACCATCTACTCCCAAGTGCAGCGGGTGGAG aagcagaaaatcccctgcagcccccccggcacggAGCACCCCTCCTGCACCACCATCTACGCCGCAGCCACCGGTTTGCCCCCGGACACAGCCCAGGCCCCCGGCCGGATCCAGCACAGCCCCCGGGCAGAGCCGCCCACCCCACGGGGCTGCTCGCCCCTCTCACAG AGCCCCGACGCGGAGCCCATGACGGTTTACGCCAGCGTGACGCTGCCCAAGATCTGA
- the LOC137845558 gene encoding CD48 antigen-like encodes MAVGFAVELLFIFSIVQARVQAVSSQAVGVVGGVVYLSPLLQTQKTTYHQSHWCYGSSLKVAIHENGSEVQYPNGPFKDRLELFSNNTLKISSLLKNDSNTYRVYLEDVAGKEDTYRISLKVYDVVPKPTVRAIVNGNNPEHCDVTLECRVQLEDVTYEWMPPSRVMPVGSNSTNGTVPLSFNPSLETYTCRASNPVSSSSARLTRRHPCLWTAESSAVPTTTKTSMLMLLGHLLLLFFALH; translated from the exons ATGGCAGTGGGGTTTGCAGTGGAGctcctcttcatcttctctaTTGTGCAAG CACGGGTGCAGGCAGTCTCCTCGCAGGCAGTAGGGGTGGTGGGAGGCGTGGTGTACCTCAGCCCCCTGCTGCAGACCCAGAAGACCACCTACCACCAAAGCCACTGGTGCTATGGCAGCTCCCTGAAGGTCGCCATCCATGAGAACGGGAGTGAGGTCCAGTACCCCAATGGGCCTTTCAAGGACCGCCTTGAGCTCTTCTCCAACAATACGCTGAAGATCAGCAGCTTGCTGAAAAACGACAGCAACACCTACCGGGTGTACCTGGAGGACGTGGCGGGCAAGGAGGACACCTACAGAATCTCCCTGAAGGTGTATG ATGTGGTCCCCAAACCTACCGTGCGTGCCATAGTGAATGGGAACAATCCGGAGCACTGCGATGTCACCCTGGAGTGCCGGGTGCAGCTGGAAGACGTGACCTATGAGTGGATGCCCCCCAGCAGGGTCATGCCAGTGGGCTCTAACAGCACCAACGGCACCGTGCCCCTCTCCTTCAACCCCTCCCTGGAAACCTACACGTGCAGGGCCAGCAACCCCGTGTCCTCCAGCAGCGCCCGGCTGACCCGCAGGCACCCCTGCTTGTGGACAG ctgagtcctctgctgtccccaccaccaccaagacCAGCATGCTGATGTTGCTGggacacctcctcctcctcttcttcgCTCTCCATTAA
- the LOC137845479 gene encoding SLAM family member 9-like isoform X2, whose amino-acid sequence MEVSVCLLLACFLCPAVCALEVDGAEGGSVTFHLQDLKGEKLGWTFNGDLMLTIKLGEPPDPSFYDNSYKSRVTVPDDGSSLTISQLEKKDAGTYTAKNSVYRANFTLRVHSVLQEPKVTCVSRNCSANGCRYVLRCAVHTPGIASFSWSHGEQLDAEEPELVVEEKQPPGELDVLSYTCTVQNPISSRNVTVSPAAVCTENATHSAATDSRSFTGVISVTVIIALLILAGLLAFLIFRGRKIFNPPMPEAPATEVAAEYMTVYAEVGIAPQDFPRAQQNDRKKTPAPEVETSKTIYSTVQNMAQVDELGGSTLGC is encoded by the exons ATGGAGGTGTCCGTGTGCCTGCTCCTCGCCTGCTTCCTGTGCCCAGCAG TGTGTGCATTAGAAGTGGATGGAGCCGAGGGTGGTTCTGTCACGTTTCACCTTCAGGacctgaaaggagaaaaattggGCTGGACTTTCAATGGAGACCTCATGCTTACCATCAAACTGGGAGAGCCTCCCGATCCCTCATTTTATGACAACTCCTACAAGTCACGCGTGACCGTCCCCGATGACGGCAGCTCGCTCACCATCTCCCAGCTGGAGAAGAAAGATGCCGGTACCTACACAGCAAAAAATTCCGTGTATAGAGCCAACTTCACCCTGCGGGTGCACA GCGTGCTGCAGGAGCCGAAGGTGACCTGCGTGTCGCGGAACTGCTCAGCCAACGGCTGCCGCTACGTCCTGCGCTGCGCCGTGCACACCCCCGGGATCGCATCCTTCTCCTGGAGCCATGGAGAGCAGCTGGATGCCGAGGAGCCCGAGCTGGTggtggaggagaagcagcctcCTGGAGAGCTGGATGTGCTGTCCTACACCTGCACGGTGCAAAACCCCATCAGCAGCCGCAATGTCACCGTCTCGCCCGCCGCCGTCTGCACAG AAAACGCAACCCACTCTGCTGCCACCG ACAGCAGAAGCTTTACTGGCGTCATATCCGTGACGGTGATCATAGCGCTGCTAATCCTGGCTGGCCTCTTGGCCTTCTTGATATTCCGAG GCAGGAAGATCTTCAACCCCCCCATGCCCGAAGCTCCCGCTACAG aggtggcagcagaATACATGACGGTGTACGCTGAGGTCGGCATTGCCCCGCAG GATTTCCCTCGTGCACAGCAAAATGACCGAAAGAAGACGCCGGCCCCCGAGGTAGAGACCTCCAAAACCATTTATTCCACCGTCCAGAACATGGCCCAG GTGGATGAGCTGGGCGGCAGCACGCTGGGGTGCTAG
- the LOC137845479 gene encoding SLAM family member 9-like isoform X1 translates to MEVSVCLLLACFLCPAVCALEVDGAEGGSVTFHLQDLKGEKLGWTFNGDLMLTIKLGEPPDPSFYDNSYKSRVTVPDDGSSLTISQLEKKDAGTYTAKNSVYRANFTLRVHSVLQEPKVTCVSRNCSANGCRYVLRCAVHTPGIASFSWSHGEQLDAEEPELVVEEKQPPGELDVLSYTCTVQNPISSRNVTVSPAAVCTENATHSAATDSRSFTGVISVTVIIALLILAGLLAFLIFRGRKIFNPPMPEAPATEVAAEYMTVYAEVGIAPQDFPRAQQNDRKKTPAPEVETSKTIYSTVQNMAQGPALLSKPEGLL, encoded by the exons ATGGAGGTGTCCGTGTGCCTGCTCCTCGCCTGCTTCCTGTGCCCAGCAG TGTGTGCATTAGAAGTGGATGGAGCCGAGGGTGGTTCTGTCACGTTTCACCTTCAGGacctgaaaggagaaaaattggGCTGGACTTTCAATGGAGACCTCATGCTTACCATCAAACTGGGAGAGCCTCCCGATCCCTCATTTTATGACAACTCCTACAAGTCACGCGTGACCGTCCCCGATGACGGCAGCTCGCTCACCATCTCCCAGCTGGAGAAGAAAGATGCCGGTACCTACACAGCAAAAAATTCCGTGTATAGAGCCAACTTCACCCTGCGGGTGCACA GCGTGCTGCAGGAGCCGAAGGTGACCTGCGTGTCGCGGAACTGCTCAGCCAACGGCTGCCGCTACGTCCTGCGCTGCGCCGTGCACACCCCCGGGATCGCATCCTTCTCCTGGAGCCATGGAGAGCAGCTGGATGCCGAGGAGCCCGAGCTGGTggtggaggagaagcagcctcCTGGAGAGCTGGATGTGCTGTCCTACACCTGCACGGTGCAAAACCCCATCAGCAGCCGCAATGTCACCGTCTCGCCCGCCGCCGTCTGCACAG AAAACGCAACCCACTCTGCTGCCACCG ACAGCAGAAGCTTTACTGGCGTCATATCCGTGACGGTGATCATAGCGCTGCTAATCCTGGCTGGCCTCTTGGCCTTCTTGATATTCCGAG GCAGGAAGATCTTCAACCCCCCCATGCCCGAAGCTCCCGCTACAG aggtggcagcagaATACATGACGGTGTACGCTGAGGTCGGCATTGCCCCGCAG GATTTCCCTCGTGCACAGCAAAATGACCGAAAGAAGACGCCGGCCCCCGAGGTAGAGACCTCCAAAACCATTTATTCCACCGTCCAGAACATGGCCCAG GGCCCAGCACTTCTGAGCAAGCCCGAGGGCCTCCTCTGA
- the LOC137845557 gene encoding CD48 antigen-like, protein MAIGLAAELLFIFFILQARVQADNSQAVGMVGGVVYFRPPLPNLTTAYHQSHWYCGSSLKIAIHEYGKGVRYLDGPFKDRLELFPNNTLKISSLQKNDSNNFWMYLQDVAGKEHDYSVYLKVYDVVPKPTVRAIVNGDNPEHCDVTLECWVQLEDVTYEWMPPSRVMPVGSNSTNSTLPLSFNPSLETYTCRASNPVSSSSAQLTLRHPCSWTAESSAVSTATKTSMLMLLGHLLLLFFALH, encoded by the exons ATGGCGATTGGGCTTGCAGCGGAGctcctcttcatcttctttaTTCTGCAAG CACGGGTGCAGGCGGATAACTCGCAGGCAGTAGGGATGGTGGGAGGCGTAGTATACTTCAGGCCCCCACTGCCGAACCTGACAACCGCCTACCACCAAAGCCACTGGTACTGCGGCAGCTCCCTGAAGATTGCCATCCATGAGTACGGGAAGGGAGTCCGGTACCTCGATGGCCCTTTCAAGGACCGCCTTGAGCTCTTCCCCAACAATACGCTGAAGATCAGCAGCTTGCAGAAAAATGACAGCAACAACTTCTGGATGTACCTGCAGGATGTGGCGGGCAAGGAGCACGACTACAGCGTCTACCTGAAGGTGTATG ATGTGGTCCCCAAACCTACCGTGCGTGCCATAGTGAACGGGGACAACCCGGAGCACTGCGATGTCACCCTGGAGTGCTGGGTGCAGCTGGAAGACGTGACCTATGAGTGGATGCCCCCCAGCAGGGTCATGCCAGTGGGCTCTAACAGCACCAACAGCaccctgcccctctccttcAACCCCTCCCTGGAAACCTACACGTGCAGGGCCAGCAACCCCGTGTCCTCCAGCAGCGCCCAGCTGACCCTCAGGCACCCCTGCTCGTGGACAG ctgaGTCCTCTGCTGTCTCCACCGCCACCAAGACCAGCATGCTGATGTTGCTGggacacctcctcctcctcttcttcgCTCTGCATTAA
- the LOC137845556 gene encoding CD48 antigen-like isoform X2, with protein MMAVGLASELLFFFSIVQAQVQEASSQVVGVVGGVVYLSPPPQTQTTTFHQSHWRYGISLKIAINENGKGVQYPNGPFKDRLKLFPNNTLKISSLLKNDSNTYRVYLEDVAGKEDTYSVSLKVYDVVPKPTVRAIVNGDNPEHCDVTLECWVQLEDVTYEWMPPSRVMPVGSNSTNGIVPLSFNPSLETYTCRASNPVSSSSARLTRRHPCSWTAESSAVSTATKTSMLMLLGHLLLLFFTLH; from the exons ATGATGGCAGTGGGACTTGCATCGGagctcctcttcttcttctctatTGTGCAAG cacaggTGCAGGAAGCCTCCTCGCAGGTTGTAGGGGTAGTGGGAGGCGTGGTGTACCTCAGCCCCCCGCCGCAGACCCAGACGACCACCTTCCACCAAAGCCACTGGCGCTATGGCATCTCCCTGAAGATCGCCATCAACGAGAACGGGAAGGGGGTCCAGTACCCCAATGGCCCTTTTAAGGACCGCCTTAAGCTCTTCCCCAACAATACGCTGAAGATCAGCAGCTTGCTGAAAAACGACAGCAACACCTACCGGGTGTACCTGGAGGATGTGGCGGGCAAGGAGGACACCTACAGCGTCTCCCTGAAGGTGTATG ATGTGGTCCCCAAACCTACCGTGCGTGCCATAGTGAACGGGGACAACCCGGAGCACTGCGATGTCACCCTGGAGTGCTGGGTGCAGCTGGAAGACGTGACCTATGAGTGGATGCCCCCCAGCAGGGTCATGCCAGTGGGCTCTAACAGCACCAACGGCATCGTGCCCCTCTCCTTCAACCCCTCCCTGGAAACCTACACGTGCAGGGCCAGCAACCCCGTGTCCTCCAGCAGCGCCCGGCTGACCCGCAGGCACCCCTGCTCGTGGACAG ctgaGTCCTCTGCTGTCTCCACCGCCACCAAGACCAGCATGCTGATGTTGCTGggacacctcctcctcctcttcttcactCTGCATTAA
- the LOC137845479 gene encoding SLAM family member 5-like isoform X4 — MEVSVCLLLACFLCPAVCALEVDGAEGGSVTFHLQDLKGEKLGWTFNGDLMLTIKLGEPPDPSFYDNSYKSRVTVPDDGSSLTISQLEKKDAGTYTAKNSVYRANFTLRVHSVLQEPKVTCVSRNCSANGCRYVLRCAVHTPGIASFSWSHGEQLDAEEPELVVEEKQPPGELDVLSYTCTVQNPISSRNVTVSPAAVCTENATHSAATDSRSFTGVISVTVIIALLILAGLLAFLIFRGRKIFNPPMPEAPATGKKAEP; from the exons ATGGAGGTGTCCGTGTGCCTGCTCCTCGCCTGCTTCCTGTGCCCAGCAG TGTGTGCATTAGAAGTGGATGGAGCCGAGGGTGGTTCTGTCACGTTTCACCTTCAGGacctgaaaggagaaaaattggGCTGGACTTTCAATGGAGACCTCATGCTTACCATCAAACTGGGAGAGCCTCCCGATCCCTCATTTTATGACAACTCCTACAAGTCACGCGTGACCGTCCCCGATGACGGCAGCTCGCTCACCATCTCCCAGCTGGAGAAGAAAGATGCCGGTACCTACACAGCAAAAAATTCCGTGTATAGAGCCAACTTCACCCTGCGGGTGCACA GCGTGCTGCAGGAGCCGAAGGTGACCTGCGTGTCGCGGAACTGCTCAGCCAACGGCTGCCGCTACGTCCTGCGCTGCGCCGTGCACACCCCCGGGATCGCATCCTTCTCCTGGAGCCATGGAGAGCAGCTGGATGCCGAGGAGCCCGAGCTGGTggtggaggagaagcagcctcCTGGAGAGCTGGATGTGCTGTCCTACACCTGCACGGTGCAAAACCCCATCAGCAGCCGCAATGTCACCGTCTCGCCCGCCGCCGTCTGCACAG AAAACGCAACCCACTCTGCTGCCACCG ACAGCAGAAGCTTTACTGGCGTCATATCCGTGACGGTGATCATAGCGCTGCTAATCCTGGCTGGCCTCTTGGCCTTCTTGATATTCCGAG GCAGGAAGATCTTCAACCCCCCCATGCCCGAAGCTCCCGCTACAG GAAAGAAAGCGGAGCCGTGA
- the LOC137845556 gene encoding CD48 antigen-like isoform X1 → MMAVGLASELLFFFSIVQAQVQEASSQVVGVVGGVVYLSPPPQTQTTTFHQSHWRYGISLKIAINENGKGVQYPNGPFKDRLKLFPNNTLKISSLLKNDSNTYRVYLEDVAGKEDTYSVSLKVYGEPGGWWSQHPSWDSVGCDIPVPLADVVPKPTVRAIVNGDNPEHCDVTLECWVQLEDVTYEWMPPSRVMPVGSNSTNGIVPLSFNPSLETYTCRASNPVSSSSARLTRRHPCSWTAESSAVSTATKTSMLMLLGHLLLLFFTLH, encoded by the exons ATGATGGCAGTGGGACTTGCATCGGagctcctcttcttcttctctatTGTGCAAG cacaggTGCAGGAAGCCTCCTCGCAGGTTGTAGGGGTAGTGGGAGGCGTGGTGTACCTCAGCCCCCCGCCGCAGACCCAGACGACCACCTTCCACCAAAGCCACTGGCGCTATGGCATCTCCCTGAAGATCGCCATCAACGAGAACGGGAAGGGGGTCCAGTACCCCAATGGCCCTTTTAAGGACCGCCTTAAGCTCTTCCCCAACAATACGCTGAAGATCAGCAGCTTGCTGAAAAACGACAGCAACACCTACCGGGTGTACCTGGAGGATGTGGCGGGCAAGGAGGACACCTACAGCGTCTCCCTGAAGGTGTATGGTGAGCCTGGGGGGTGGTGGTCCCAGCACCCCTCTTGGGACAGTGTGGGCTGTGACATCCCAGTGCCTCTTGCAGATGTGGTCCCCAAACCTACCGTGCGTGCCATAGTGAACGGGGACAACCCGGAGCACTGCGATGTCACCCTGGAGTGCTGGGTGCAGCTGGAAGACGTGACCTATGAGTGGATGCCCCCCAGCAGGGTCATGCCAGTGGGCTCTAACAGCACCAACGGCATCGTGCCCCTCTCCTTCAACCCCTCCCTGGAAACCTACACGTGCAGGGCCAGCAACCCCGTGTCCTCCAGCAGCGCCCGGCTGACCCGCAGGCACCCCTGCTCGTGGACAG ctgaGTCCTCTGCTGTCTCCACCGCCACCAAGACCAGCATGCTGATGTTGCTGggacacctcctcctcctcttcttcactCTGCATTAA
- the LOC137845480 gene encoding uncharacterized protein isoform X1, giving the protein MEASGAGWRWLCVAVLGAGAALTLKGEELWDQNITQHDDNPEAMGDPTAATRDVDGMKMWPVASPTPTSTRDPPNITAPTQAGSLGNQTRNGSGVPVKYWSPVIFVLLALLVLFFTYRRTKGEGTREPTTSISDFSDALVQEHDTALIIPTAQEDRKGAENPHAQELTETTFCQPDPPPGQPLPSQQPAVPAATGDPCSSGEPGAD; this is encoded by the exons ATGGAGGCAAGCGGAGCCGGCTGGAGGTGGCTCTGTGTGGCCgtgctcggtgctggggctg CACTCACCCTCAaaggagaggagctgtgggacCAGAACATCACCCAGCACGATGACAACCCAGAGGCTATGGGAGACCCCACCGCGGCCACCAGGGACGTGGATGGGATGAAGATGTGGCCTGTGGCCTCTCCGACCCCCACTTCAACCAGGGACCCCCCCAACATCACCGCGCCGACGCAAGCAGGCAGCCTGGGGAACCAAACCC GAAATGGGTCGGGAGTTCCCGTCAAGTACTGGTCCCCTGTCATCTTTGTGCTCCTTGCTCTGCTCGTGCTCTTCTTCACCTACCGGAGGACCAAGGGCGAAG GGACGCGGGAGCCAACCACCTCCATCAGCGACTTCTCAG ATGCGCTTGTCCAAGAGCACGACACCGCCCTCATCATCCCCACTGCCCAG GAGGACAGGAAAGGGGCAGAGAACCCCCACGCCCAGGAGCTGACCGAGACCACCTTCTGCCAgccggacccccccccaggacagCCGCTGCCTTCCCAg CAGCCCGCTGTCCCTGCGGCCACCGGTGATCCCTGCAGCTCCGGGGAGCCTGGTGCCGACTGA
- the LOC137845480 gene encoding uncharacterized protein isoform X2 yields MEASGAGWRWLCVAVLGAGAALTLKGEELWDQNITQHDDNPEAMGDPTAATRDVDGMKMWPVASPTPTSTRDPPNITAPTQAGSLGNQTRNGSGVPVKYWSPVIFVLLALLVLFFTYRRTKGEGTREPTTSISDFSDALVQEHDTALIIPTAQEDRKGAENPHAQELTETTFCQPDPPPGQPLPSQPAVPAATGDPCSSGEPGAD; encoded by the exons ATGGAGGCAAGCGGAGCCGGCTGGAGGTGGCTCTGTGTGGCCgtgctcggtgctggggctg CACTCACCCTCAaaggagaggagctgtgggacCAGAACATCACCCAGCACGATGACAACCCAGAGGCTATGGGAGACCCCACCGCGGCCACCAGGGACGTGGATGGGATGAAGATGTGGCCTGTGGCCTCTCCGACCCCCACTTCAACCAGGGACCCCCCCAACATCACCGCGCCGACGCAAGCAGGCAGCCTGGGGAACCAAACCC GAAATGGGTCGGGAGTTCCCGTCAAGTACTGGTCCCCTGTCATCTTTGTGCTCCTTGCTCTGCTCGTGCTCTTCTTCACCTACCGGAGGACCAAGGGCGAAG GGACGCGGGAGCCAACCACCTCCATCAGCGACTTCTCAG ATGCGCTTGTCCAAGAGCACGACACCGCCCTCATCATCCCCACTGCCCAG GAGGACAGGAAAGGGGCAGAGAACCCCCACGCCCAGGAGCTGACCGAGACCACCTTCTGCCAgccggacccccccccaggacagCCGCTGCCTTCCCAg CCCGCTGTCCCTGCGGCCACCGGTGATCCCTGCAGCTCCGGGGAGCCTGGTGCCGACTGA
- the LOC137845479 gene encoding SLAM family member 5-like isoform X3 has product MEVSVCLLLACFLCPAVCALEVDGAEGGSVTFHLQDLKGEKLGWTFNGDLMLTIKLGEPPDPSFYDNSYKSRVTVPDDGSSLTISQLEKKDAGTYTAKNSVYRANFTLRVHSVLQEPKVTCVSRNCSANGCRYVLRCAVHTPGIASFSWSHGEQLDAEEPELVVEEKQPPGELDVLSYTCTVQNPISSRNVTVSPAAVCTDSRSFTGVISVTVIIALLILAGLLAFLIFRGRKIFNPPMPEAPATEVAAEYMTVYAEVGIAPQDFPRAQQNDRKKTPAPEVETSKTIYSTVQNMAQGPALLSKPEGLL; this is encoded by the exons ATGGAGGTGTCCGTGTGCCTGCTCCTCGCCTGCTTCCTGTGCCCAGCAG TGTGTGCATTAGAAGTGGATGGAGCCGAGGGTGGTTCTGTCACGTTTCACCTTCAGGacctgaaaggagaaaaattggGCTGGACTTTCAATGGAGACCTCATGCTTACCATCAAACTGGGAGAGCCTCCCGATCCCTCATTTTATGACAACTCCTACAAGTCACGCGTGACCGTCCCCGATGACGGCAGCTCGCTCACCATCTCCCAGCTGGAGAAGAAAGATGCCGGTACCTACACAGCAAAAAATTCCGTGTATAGAGCCAACTTCACCCTGCGGGTGCACA GCGTGCTGCAGGAGCCGAAGGTGACCTGCGTGTCGCGGAACTGCTCAGCCAACGGCTGCCGCTACGTCCTGCGCTGCGCCGTGCACACCCCCGGGATCGCATCCTTCTCCTGGAGCCATGGAGAGCAGCTGGATGCCGAGGAGCCCGAGCTGGTggtggaggagaagcagcctcCTGGAGAGCTGGATGTGCTGTCCTACACCTGCACGGTGCAAAACCCCATCAGCAGCCGCAATGTCACCGTCTCGCCCGCCGCCGTCTGCACAG ACAGCAGAAGCTTTACTGGCGTCATATCCGTGACGGTGATCATAGCGCTGCTAATCCTGGCTGGCCTCTTGGCCTTCTTGATATTCCGAG GCAGGAAGATCTTCAACCCCCCCATGCCCGAAGCTCCCGCTACAG aggtggcagcagaATACATGACGGTGTACGCTGAGGTCGGCATTGCCCCGCAG GATTTCCCTCGTGCACAGCAAAATGACCGAAAGAAGACGCCGGCCCCCGAGGTAGAGACCTCCAAAACCATTTATTCCACCGTCCAGAACATGGCCCAG GGCCCAGCACTTCTGAGCAAGCCCGAGGGCCTCCTCTGA
- the LOC137845478 gene encoding signaling lymphocytic activation molecule-like isoform X2, protein MVWGSSGMGRGTRETVLGTLGKATVLWIPQEFQNLTQSFGMATWKRDTSDPHSKEVLLKYMNGNYTNYAPRQNHFHSSNFSLEILSTKRQDQRLYEYIISKDAKEKVWQIQLEVYEPVSDPDIQVLSWALANDSCTVTLNCTAARGDNVSYSWTGLEASSSSPCAHNGSLLHLSYHLNATSLACACTASNPVSSSTVTFNSSACSFEQWGSASPGLNLLLVVVPVVLVLGLVGVFTALYVGRLRKHTPLPEDNEVRTIYSQVQRVEKQKIPCSPPGTEHPSCTTIYAAATGLPPDTAQAPGRIQHSPRAEPPTPRGCSPLSQSPDAEPMTVYASVTLPKI, encoded by the exons ATGGTTTGGGGATCGTCAG GCATGGGCCGCGGGACGAGGGAGACTGTGCTGGGCACGCTGGGGAAGGCGACGGTCCTGTGGATCCCCCAGGAGTTCCAGAACCTCACCCAGAGCTTTGGGATGGCCACGTGGAAGCGGGACACATCGGACCCGCATAGCAAGGAAGTCCTGCTCAAGTACATGAATGGAAACTACACCAACTACGCTCCGAGGCAGAACCACTTCCACTCCTCCAACTTCTCGCTGGAGATCCTCAGCACCAAGCGGCAGGACCAGAGGCTCTACGAGTACATCATCAGCAAGGACGCGAAGGAGAAGGTCTGGCAGATACAGCTGGAAGTGTATG AGCCGGTGTCCGATCCCGACATCCAGGTCCTCAGCTGGGCTCTGGCCAACGACAGCTGCACCGTCACCCTCAACTGCACGGCGGCCAGGGGGGACAACGTGTCCTACAGCTGGACCGGCCTGGAGGCCAGCTCCTCGTCGCCCTGCGCCCACAACGGCAGCCTCCTGCACCTCTCCTACCACCTCAACGCCACCAGCCTGGCCTGCGCCTGCACCGCCAGCAACCCCGTCAGCAGCAGCACCGTCACCTTCAACTCCTCCGCCTGCAGCTTCGAGCAGTGGG GGAGTGCCAGTCCGGGGCTGAACCtgttgctggtggtggtgcCCGTAGTGCTCGTGCTGGGTCTCGTCGGGGTCTTCACTGCCTTATACGTGG GCCGGCTGCGGAAGCACACGCCGCTCCCCGAGGACAACGAGGTGCGCACCATCTACTCCCAAGTGCAGCGGGTGGAG aagcagaaaatcccctgcagcccccccggcacggAGCACCCCTCCTGCACCACCATCTACGCCGCAGCCACCGGTTTGCCCCCGGACACAGCCCAGGCCCCCGGCCGGATCCAGCACAGCCCCCGGGCAGAGCCGCCCACCCCACGGGGCTGCTCGCCCCTCTCACAG AGCCCCGACGCGGAGCCCATGACGGTTTACGCCAGCGTGACGCTGCCCAAGATCTGA